The window GAGTACTTAATGTGGGCATAATAGAGAGAACACCTTCGGAGAAGTTTCAGTCCATCAAGTGGCTTATGGACGAAATAATATACTTTACCTATCCAGAACACCCCTTTGCCAGAGAAGGTGAGATAGAACCCGAAAGGCTTTACGAAGCGGACATCATATTCAGAGAGGTAAGCTCAGGTACAAGGAAAATAGTAAGGGAAGAGCTTGAAAGACTTGGCGTAATCTTTGAAAAGCTCAACATAAAGGTGGAGGTAAATTGCGGAAGGTCCATACTTAACATGGTCAGAAGTGGTTATGGTACATCCTTTCTCTCAAAGGGTTTGTTAGAAAGAGACTTGCAAGAAGGAAGTATAGTGCAAGTAAAGATAAAAGGCTTTAGTGCCAAAAGGTGGTATTACATTGTATACCCAGAAAATGCTAAACTCAGCTTTTTAGCAAGCAGGTTTATAAGATTTCTACTCTCTAAGTCTGAGAAAGAGATAACTGTATGAAAGGTGTAATTTTTGATGTGGATGGTGTTATAGTAGATGTTAAAGAATCTTACCATTTTGCCATAAAGAGGACCGCCGAAGAGTTTTTGGGTTTTGAGGTTCCCATAGAAAAGGTCAGGCTTATAAAGTTTTCAAAGGGTATAAACAACGACTGGATAGCCACAAAGGAAGTCATCAGACACTTTGGTAGAGAGGTAGAACTTGATCATATCGTCAGTGTTTTTAACGAGATTTATAAAAGTCTACGGGACAGAGAAAAGTTGATACTGGATGAAGATTTTTTTGCTAACTTAAAGGCTCAGGGTATTCCGTTGGGTGTTCTAACAGGCAGACCAAAAGAGGACCTTAACTACACTTTTGAGAAGTTTGGACTCTTTAAGTATTTTGACTTTTTGCTTGATGATGATGACATACC of the Hydrogenobacter hydrogenophilus genome contains:
- a CDS encoding LysR family transcriptional regulator encodes the protein MIDITKLKTFVAVADLGSFSKASEILYITQPAVTQQIKALEKIVGAKLFQRQGGKIVLTNEGRRIYEIARSLLNDYENLMEEMAKIKKDFKDTLFVGVSTTLSEYKVPELIAEFHSQMPGISIRMFVENSQQIEDSLISGVLNVGIIERTPSEKFQSIKWLMDEIIYFTYPEHPFAREGEIEPERLYEADIIFREVSSGTRKIVREELERLGVIFEKLNIKVEVNCGRSILNMVRSGYGTSFLSKGLLERDLQEGSIVQVKIKGFSAKRWYYIVYPENAKLSFLASRFIRFLLSKSEKEITV
- a CDS encoding HAD family hydrolase, producing the protein MKGVIFDVDGVIVDVKESYHFAIKRTAEEFLGFEVPIEKVRLIKFSKGINNDWIATKEVIRHFGREVELDHIVSVFNEIYKSLRDREKLILDEDFFANLKAQGIPLGVLTGRPKEDLNYTFEKFGLFKYFDFLLDDDDIPVDDLKKPHPYALHLCIEHMNLSACVYVGDSLADWEMVVCYRKMYDKPVEYIHFGDSVKLDNVKSANTPQELRLVLQEVLKHL